A genomic stretch from Camelus dromedarius isolate mCamDro1 chromosome 10, mCamDro1.pat, whole genome shotgun sequence includes:
- the TEX48 gene encoding testis-expressed protein 48: MTQARDDAGLDAAHQNLASKMFCFCCKDCEEPDGIDDSRTPSQSQEFQPSKHGLQKDELDGQNPKHGDTVSRKTLGQPLIEPGKRASYNGGSEFEDVNSHVSKRGFYKRNLNRYSQGHWPYQPCLIGRP, encoded by the exons ATGACGCAGGCAAGAGATGATGCTGGCTTGGATG CAGCCCACCAAAACCTGGCTTCGAAGATGTTCTGTTTTTGCTGCAAAGACTGTGAGGAGCCTGATGGTATAGATGACTCCAGGACCCCCAGTCAAAGCCAAGAGTTTCAGCCATCGAAGCATG GTTTGCAGAAGGATGAACTTGATGGACAAAATCCCAAGCACGGTGATACAGTGTCCCGCAAAACTCTGGGACAACCCCTGATCGAGCCAGGAAAGAGAGCCTCGTATAACGGCGGCAGTGAGTTTGAAG aTGTGAATTCACATGTTTCCAAAAGAGGCTTTTACAAGAGAAACCTAAACCGCTACTCCCAGGGTCACTGGCCATACCAGCCATGCCTCATTGGGAGACCCTGA